CGCCCCGCCGACGTGGCGGGGCGCGGGCGGGCGCCCGCGGGTCCGGCCCGCTCCCGCCCGCCCTCGGACGCGCGAAGCGGGGTCGTGCAGAACCCCCTGTCCTGTACGGCCCCGCTTCGCTTCCCCCCGTGGATCCCCCGTGATCCCCGTGACCCCCCGTACCGCCTTCAGGCCACCAGCTCGCCGAAGGACTCTTCCTCGTCACGGCCGAAGCTGAGGGCGTCGTCCTCGCGCATCCGGCGCAGGGAGCGCCAGATGCTCGACTTCACCGTGCCGACACTGATGTCGAGGATCTCCGCGATCTCCGGGTCCGTGCGTCCCTCGTAGTAGCGCAGCACCAGCATCGTGCGCTGCAGCTCGGGGAGCCGGGCCAGGGCCTGCCACAGGACCGCGCGCAGCTCGGTGCCGCGCATCGCGTCCGTGTCGCCCGCCGTCTCGGGAAGCTCCTCGGTCGGGTACTCGTCGATCTTGCGCCGGCGCCAGGCGCTGATGTGCAGGTTGGTCATCGTCCGGCGCAGGTAGCCGCCGACCGCCGCCTTGTCGCTGATCCGGTCCCACGCCCGGTAGGTGGAGAACAGCGCGCTCTGCAGCAGGTCCTCCGCCTCGTAGCGGTCACCGGTCAGGTGGTAGGCGGTCGCGTACAGGGAGGCGCGGCGCTCCCGGACGTAGGCGGTGAACGCCGCTTCGGCGTCCGCCCGCTCCCCCGGGACGCTCCGCTCCCCCGCGGACTCCCCGTACGCGCTTCCCCCGTGGCTCGCCTCGGCCCTGGCCTCGACGACCGTCATGCAGGACGTGCGTCCCTGCTCGGCGGTCGACGGCCGGTGCTGGCGCCCGGCGCCGCGAACGCACCCCCGCCCGTTCACGGCGCCGGACTTCTCGGTGTTCCGTACGACGTCGTGGAGACGCGTGACAACCGCGCTCGAAGACGTGCTGTGCAGTGCGTTCATCCCGCGCCCCCCGCCGGTAGGAGTCCGTTCGTGCCTTGTGGAGAAGACTCTGCCCGGGGGACTTCACACCGCTGTCTGCCGACTGTCACAGACCTGTCACAGGGCCCCGTGTCCCTGGCGGAACGGGCCGGAGCGGTCCGACGGTCGAACTGTCGGGGCCGCATGGGCCAGAATGACCTCCGTGCCTTTCCTGTTGCTGATCGAGGACGACGACGCCATCCGCACGGCCCTCGAACTCTCCCTGTCACGCCAGGGCCACCGTGTGGCCACCGCGGCGACGGGCGAGGACGGCCTGAAACTGCTGCGCGAGCAGCGGCCGGACCTGATCGTGCTGGACGTGATGCTGCCAGGCATCGACGGTTTCGAGGTGTGCCGGCGGATCAGGCGCACGGACCAGTTGCCGATCATCCTGCTGACCGCGCGGAGCGACGACATCGACGTCGTCGTCGGGCTGGAGTCGGGCGCCGACGACTACGTGGTCAAACCGGTGCAGGGGCGGGTGCTCGACGCCCGGATCCGCGCCGTGCTGCGGCGGGGTGAGCGCGAGTCGACGGACTCGGCGACCTTCGGCTCGCTGGTCATCGACCGCTCCGCCATGACGGTCACCAAGAACGGCGAGGACCTGCAGCTCACACCGACCGAGCTGCGCCTCCTGCTGGAGCTGAGCCGCCGGCCCGGCCAGGCTCTGTCCCGCCAGCAGCTGCTTCGCCTGGTGTGGGAGCACGACTACCTGGGCGACTCCCGGCTGGTGGACGCCTGCGTCCAGCGGCTGCGGGCGAAGGTGGAGGACGTGCCGTCCTCGCCGACGCTGATCCGCACGGTCAGAGGTGTCGGCTACCGGCTGGACACGCCTCAGTGAGCGGTGCCGCAAAGAGGGCCATACTCGCGGGACTCGGCTGGACCAGTCTCAGACTGCGCCTCGTCGTCGTGTTCGGCATGGTCGCGCTGACCGCCGCCGTGTCCGCGTCCGGGATCGCGTACTGGCTGAACCGGGAGGCGGTACTGACCCGTACGCAGGACGCGGCGCTGGGCGACTTCCGGCAGCAGATGCAGAACCGTGCCGCATCGCTGCCCGCTCGGCCCACGGAGGGCGAACTCCAGACGACGGCGGAACAGATGGCGGGGGGCACCACCGGCTACAGCGTGCTGCTCCTCGGGGAGCGGGCCGCGGGCAAGCCGATCGTCGGCGCCTCCGACCCCGACGTCTTCACCCTCGACGACGTGCCCGCGGAGCTGCGCAAGGCGGTGAACGACCAGTCGCATCTGTTCTGGGTGCGCATCCAGCGCGGCAGCACGCCCTACCTGGTGGCCGGCACGCGCGTCGTCGGCGGCGGGCCGACGGGCTATCTGTTCAAGTCCCTCGACCAGGAGCGCCAGGACCTGAACTCGCTGGCCTGGTCGCTGGGCATCGCCACGGCCCTGGCCCTGGCCGGCTCGGCGCTGCTGGCGCAGGCCGCCGCGACGACCGTGCTCAAGCCCGTCCAGCGGCTCGGGCAGGCGGCCCGGCAGCTCGGCGAGGGCAAGCTGGACACCCGGCTTCAGGTGTCCGGCACGGACGAACTGGCCGAGCTGTCCCGGACCTTCAACAAGGCGGCGGAGTCGCTGGAGAAGAAGATGGCGGACATGAGCGCGCGGGAGGAGTCCAGCCGCCGCTTCGTCGCCGACATGTCGCACGAGCTGCGTACGCCGCTGACCGCGCTGACCGCCGTGACGGAGATCCTGGAGGGCGAACAGGACGCCCTCGACCCGATGATCGCCCCGGCCGTGGAGCTGGTGGTGAGCGAGACGCGGCGGCTGAACGACCTGGTGGAGAATCTGATGGAGGTGACCCGCTTCGACGCGGGCACCGCGCGACTGGTCCTCGACGACGTCGACGTCGCCGACCAGGTCACCGCCTGCATCGACGCGCGGGCCTGGCTGGACGCCGTCGAACTGGACGCGGAGCGCGGCATCATGGCCCGCCTCGACCCGCGCCGCCTCGACGTCATACTCGCGAATCTGATCGGCAACGCGCTGAAGCACGGCGGCTCGCCGGTGCGGGTGGCGGTGCGTACGGAGGGCGAGGAGTTGCTCATCGAGGTACGGGACCACGGTCCGGGCATCCCGGAGGAGGTCCTGCCGCACGTCTTCGACCGGTTCTACAAGGCGAGCGCCTCGCGGCCGCGGTCCGAGGGCAGCGGCCTGGGGCTGTCCATCGCGATGGAGAACGCCCTGATCCACGGGGGCGGCATCACCGCGGCCAACTGCACGGACGGCGACGGCGGTGCGGTGTTCGTGCTGCGGCTGCCCCGTGACGCCTCCGGCATCACCCCGGAGGGCCACGGTCGGACGTCCGGGGAGCGCGACGGCGGGCGGGGAGCGGAGGGCGACGCACGGTGAGCCGAGTACATGGGTCATGCAAAGCCCCCGCGCCGGCCGGCCCGGCGGACGCGGCCGGGCCGGGCCGGGGCATCGCACTGCCCGGGTTGCGCCGAACGGCGGTGGCCGTGGCCGGTGCCGTCGCCCTCGCGGCCGCCGTGGGCGGCTGCGGCATCAGGACGACCACGGTCCCGGTCGACGCCGGACCGGCGCCCTCCCGGGTGCCGTGCACTCTCTCCGGCAAGGAGACCGCCACCCGATCGGAGCCGCAGATTCCGGTACGGGTGTACCTGGTGTGCGCGTCGGCGCTGGAG
The genomic region above belongs to Streptomyces marianii and contains:
- the afsQ1 gene encoding two-component system response regulator AfsQ1 — its product is MPFLLLIEDDDAIRTALELSLSRQGHRVATAATGEDGLKLLREQRPDLIVLDVMLPGIDGFEVCRRIRRTDQLPIILLTARSDDIDVVVGLESGADDYVVKPVQGRVLDARIRAVLRRGERESTDSATFGSLVIDRSAMTVTKNGEDLQLTPTELRLLLELSRRPGQALSRQQLLRLVWEHDYLGDSRLVDACVQRLRAKVEDVPSSPTLIRTVRGVGYRLDTPQ
- a CDS encoding sensor histidine kinase, which produces MSGAAKRAILAGLGWTSLRLRLVVVFGMVALTAAVSASGIAYWLNREAVLTRTQDAALGDFRQQMQNRAASLPARPTEGELQTTAEQMAGGTTGYSVLLLGERAAGKPIVGASDPDVFTLDDVPAELRKAVNDQSHLFWVRIQRGSTPYLVAGTRVVGGGPTGYLFKSLDQERQDLNSLAWSLGIATALALAGSALLAQAAATTVLKPVQRLGQAARQLGEGKLDTRLQVSGTDELAELSRTFNKAAESLEKKMADMSAREESSRRFVADMSHELRTPLTALTAVTEILEGEQDALDPMIAPAVELVVSETRRLNDLVENLMEVTRFDAGTARLVLDDVDVADQVTACIDARAWLDAVELDAERGIMARLDPRRLDVILANLIGNALKHGGSPVRVAVRTEGEELLIEVRDHGPGIPEEVLPHVFDRFYKASASRPRSEGSGLGLSIAMENALIHGGGITAANCTDGDGGAVFVLRLPRDASGITPEGHGRTSGERDGGRGAEGDAR
- a CDS encoding SigE family RNA polymerase sigma factor, translated to MNALHSTSSSAVVTRLHDVVRNTEKSGAVNGRGCVRGAGRQHRPSTAEQGRTSCMTVVEARAEASHGGSAYGESAGERSVPGERADAEAAFTAYVRERRASLYATAYHLTGDRYEAEDLLQSALFSTYRAWDRISDKAAVGGYLRRTMTNLHISAWRRRKIDEYPTEELPETAGDTDAMRGTELRAVLWQALARLPELQRTMLVLRYYEGRTDPEIAEILDISVGTVKSSIWRSLRRMREDDALSFGRDEEESFGELVA